The following proteins come from a genomic window of Aequorivita marisscotiae:
- a CDS encoding cadherin repeat domain-containing protein, with product MNLVYQYKIIIALFLLTVISCSKDESDSSQEIPISVLAANFSKTMDENPDTGATIGTITASTNEGNVTFSISEQNPSGAFSVDNATGELKVVNKSLFDFETNPTITGIVKVANGSISKNAFVTINLNDINEDRVFEGLINLKTQAEVNAFGANQYTHITGTLDIGVFLDGGVSDINDLTPLNSIVSIGNNLIVGANPNLENLQGLENVTTIVGQLVILENESLKHIESLLNVRDFNNNIVIMDNPNLINLDGLEFFERARDISINENNSLQNVDGLTNITEAFTVSIVDNPLLTNIQGLNSLTSATGGLNIGDNSSLNSINGLENLTNLGDHLSIFNNDLILNINSLQNVSQFPESILINDNQSLESISALNGIEIASYLYINGNLSLNNLEGLNSITIVSQSFSIKDTKIQNLDELNNLTLVRSLTIESNNRLENIDGLQNLEIATNSLNIRENNSLTNLNGLSSLRNVDRNLSINYNQYLSDFCGLQTLLINNGLRGNYSVSDNAYNPTKQDIIDGNCRL from the coding sequence ATGAATTTAGTTTATCAATACAAAATAATAATTGCTCTTTTTTTACTTACAGTTATTTCATGCTCTAAAGATGAGAGCGATTCATCACAAGAAATTCCAATAAGCGTCTTAGCTGCCAATTTTTCCAAAACAATGGATGAAAATCCAGATACTGGAGCAACTATAGGCACTATTACTGCATCAACAAATGAAGGGAACGTTACATTTTCAATCTCAGAACAAAATCCTTCTGGAGCATTTTCCGTTGATAATGCAACCGGCGAACTAAAAGTTGTAAATAAATCGCTTTTTGATTTTGAAACCAATCCAACAATCACGGGTATTGTAAAAGTAGCGAATGGATCTATATCTAAAAATGCTTTCGTGACCATAAATTTGAATGATATAAACGAGGATAGGGTTTTTGAAGGGCTAATTAATTTAAAAACTCAGGCAGAGGTAAATGCTTTTGGAGCAAATCAATATACTCATATTACTGGAACTTTAGATATTGGAGTATTCTTAGATGGCGGAGTTTCAGATATAAATGATCTTACACCTTTAAATTCAATAGTTTCAATTGGAAATAATTTAATTGTAGGTGCCAATCCTAATCTTGAAAATTTGCAAGGTTTGGAAAATGTTACCACGATTGTAGGACAACTTGTAATTCTTGAAAATGAATCTTTAAAGCATATTGAAAGTTTATTGAATGTTCGTGATTTTAATAATAACATCGTTATTATGGATAATCCCAACTTAATTAACTTAGATGGTTTAGAATTTTTTGAAAGAGCTAGGGATATTAGTATTAATGAAAATAACTCACTCCAAAATGTTGATGGACTTACAAATATTACTGAAGCTTTTACGGTTTCTATTGTAGATAATCCACTTTTAACAAACATACAAGGCTTAAATAGTCTAACAAGCGCAACGGGAGGTTTAAATATTGGAGATAACAGTTCATTAAATAGTATTAACGGCTTAGAAAACCTCACCAATTTAGGAGATCATCTATCCATTTTCAATAATGATTTAATTTTAAACATTAATAGTCTGCAAAATGTAAGTCAATTTCCAGAAAGCATTTTAATTAACGATAACCAGTCTCTTGAAAGTATCTCTGCTTTAAACGGAATTGAAATTGCCAGTTATCTCTACATTAATGGAAATCTCTCATTAAACAATTTAGAAGGATTGAATAGTATAACCATTGTTTCACAATCCTTTTCAATAAAGGATACTAAAATTCAAAACCTAGATGAACTAAATAACCTCACCCTGGTAAGATCCCTTACTATAGAGTCAAATAACAGACTAGAAAATATAGACGGCCTACAAAATCTTGAGATTGCAACAAACAGTTTGAATATAAGAGAAAATAACTCACTAACAAACTTAAATGGATTATCAAGTTTGAGAAATGTTGACAGAAATTTATCCATAAATTACAATCAATACCTTTCAGATTTTTGCGGTTTGCAAACACTACTCATTAATAATGGACTTAGGGGAAATTATTCGGTAAGTGATAATGCCTACAACCCAACAAAACAAGACATCATAGACGGCAATTGTAGGCTTTAA
- the rplS gene encoding 50S ribosomal protein L19: MEALIKFVEDEFVTKKDFPEFGAGDTITVYYEIREGEKTRTQFFRGVVIQVKGTGSTKTFTIRKMSGTIGVERIFPLNMPALQKIEVNKKGSVRRARIFYFRGLTGKKARIKEKRS, encoded by the coding sequence ATGGAAGCATTAATAAAATTTGTAGAAGACGAATTTGTTACAAAAAAGGATTTTCCTGAATTCGGAGCGGGTGATACAATTACCGTTTACTACGAAATTCGTGAAGGCGAAAAAACCAGAACACAGTTTTTTAGAGGAGTTGTAATCCAGGTTAAAGGAACAGGTTCTACTAAAACTTTTACAATCCGTAAAATGAGTGGTACAATTGGTGTGGAACGTATTTTCCCACTTAATATGCCAGCGCTTCAAAAAATTGAAGTCAACAAAAAAGGTAGTGTGCGTAGAGCTCGTATCTTTTACTTTAGAGGACTTACCGGGAAGAAAGCCCGTATCAAAGAAAAACGTTCATAG
- a CDS encoding autorepressor SdpR family transcription factor has translation MKDIFKALNDETRREILELLKKDDLTAGEIAENFKISKPSISHHLDILQRADLISGEKKGQFIHYSINTTILDDVFTWLLTLKK, from the coding sequence GTGAAAGATATTTTTAAAGCCCTTAACGACGAAACCCGAAGGGAAATACTGGAATTGCTAAAAAAAGACGACTTAACGGCGGGAGAAATTGCCGAAAACTTTAAAATTTCAAAACCAAGTATTTCGCATCATTTAGATATTTTACAACGTGCAGACTTAATATCGGGCGAAAAAAAGGGACAGTTTATTCATTATTCTATAAACACAACAATTCTTGACGACGTTTTTACGTGGCTACTAACCCTAAAAAAATAG
- a CDS encoding DUF6364 family protein codes for MDKKLTLSLNGTIIENAKIYAKSNNISLSKLIESYLTTLTKRKTNGANITPLVESLSGVITLDEDFDAKDSYTEYLIEKYK; via the coding sequence ATGGACAAAAAACTCACATTAAGTCTTAACGGAACTATTATTGAAAACGCGAAAATATACGCTAAATCGAACAATATTAGTCTGTCGAAATTAATTGAATCGTATTTAACTACACTCACAAAGCGCAAAACGAACGGTGCCAACATTACTCCATTAGTAGAGAGTTTAAGTGGTGTTATAACCCTCGATGAAGATTTTGATGCCAAAGATTCTTACACAGAGTATTTAATCGAGAAATACAAATGA
- a CDS encoding DUF748 domain-containing protein: MSVTEKKRGLKKKRYIVPIIILALLIAFRIYLPTLVKNNINKVLANIPGYYGQVDDVDISLYRGAYVINGMYLNKGTAESQIPFLSFPKSDISIEWKSLFKGKIVSEIIMTSPEVIYVFEDQKAKSGDADVDDWTKALTDIVPIDINHLKVHDGKVAFVQLSADPNIDLRIDKLELTADNLRNVVERERILPSKIRATGVSIGNGKVSLEANMNLIKKIPDMDVSFSLENADASALNDFTNYYAGLDFNKGTFSLFSEIAIADGHMIGYVKPLLTNTKLIGKEDGFLEVLWEGFAGFFKFILKNQGTDTLATKVPFEGDLTKVEAGVWPTVINIFGNAWIKAFTGNIDGEIEFKDALKKKNLTREEKSELRKKEREKRKKARQIKNG; encoded by the coding sequence ATGTCTGTAACTGAAAAGAAACGCGGTTTAAAAAAGAAGCGCTATATCGTACCAATTATAATTTTGGCGCTGCTAATTGCCTTCCGAATCTACCTTCCTACCCTCGTAAAAAATAATATAAACAAAGTTTTAGCAAACATTCCCGGCTATTACGGACAGGTGGATGATGTTGATATTTCGCTTTATCGCGGCGCTTACGTAATCAACGGAATGTATTTAAACAAAGGCACGGCAGAATCGCAAATCCCATTTTTAAGTTTTCCGAAAAGCGATATCTCCATCGAATGGAAATCGCTCTTTAAAGGCAAAATTGTCAGCGAAATAATAATGACCAGCCCTGAAGTTATCTACGTTTTTGAAGACCAAAAAGCAAAAAGTGGCGATGCAGATGTAGATGATTGGACCAAGGCGCTAACCGATATTGTACCAATAGACATAAACCATTTAAAAGTACACGACGGTAAAGTGGCATTTGTACAACTTTCGGCAGATCCGAACATAGATTTGCGAATAGACAAACTGGAGCTCACCGCAGACAACCTCAGAAACGTGGTTGAAAGAGAACGAATTCTTCCGTCTAAGATTCGCGCTACGGGAGTTTCAATCGGGAACGGGAAAGTTTCGTTAGAAGCAAATATGAATTTGATAAAAAAAATACCCGACATGGACGTTTCCTTTTCACTAGAAAATGCAGATGCTTCGGCGCTAAACGATTTCACAAATTATTACGCAGGTCTCGATTTTAACAAAGGCACCTTTTCGCTTTTTAGTGAAATTGCCATTGCGGACGGCCACATGATTGGCTACGTAAAGCCGCTTTTAACAAACACTAAATTAATTGGAAAAGAAGATGGTTTCCTTGAAGTTTTATGGGAAGGCTTTGCAGGTTTTTTCAAATTCATTCTAAAAAACCAAGGCACAGATACGCTCGCAACTAAAGTTCCTTTTGAAGGCGATCTTACAAAAGTGGAAGCTGGCGTTTGGCCTACAGTTATAAATATTTTCGGCAATGCGTGGATTAAAGCCTTTACGGGCAATATTGATGGCGAAATAGAATTTAAGGATGCTTTAAAAAAGAAAAATTTAACTCGGGAAGAAAAAAGTGAACTTCGCAAAAAAGAGCGCGAAAAACGAAAAAAAGCACGGCAAATAAAAAACGGTTAA
- the trmD gene encoding tRNA (guanosine(37)-N1)-methyltransferase TrmD: MRIDIITVVPELLQSPFEVSILKRAIEKGIVEVHTHNLRDWSSNAYRQIDDYQFGGGAGMVMMIEPIDKCLSELKAERDYDEIIYMTPDGKTFNQHTANELSLKENIIILCGHYKGVDQRVRDHFITREISVGDFVLSGGELAAAIVCDAIIRLVPGVLGNETSALTDSFQDNLLAPPIYTRPAEYKGWTVPEILTSGNTGKIEEWREDQAYKRTKERRPDLLE, translated from the coding sequence ATGCGAATTGACATAATAACCGTAGTGCCCGAATTGCTCCAAAGCCCTTTTGAAGTTTCAATCCTAAAACGCGCCATTGAAAAAGGAATCGTGGAAGTACACACGCATAACCTTCGCGATTGGTCATCCAATGCCTATAGGCAAATTGACGATTATCAATTTGGCGGGGGCGCAGGAATGGTGATGATGATTGAACCCATTGATAAATGTCTTTCAGAATTAAAAGCCGAAAGAGATTACGACGAAATAATCTATATGACGCCCGATGGCAAAACGTTTAATCAGCACACGGCCAACGAACTTTCGTTGAAAGAAAATATAATTATCCTCTGTGGGCATTATAAAGGAGTGGACCAACGTGTGCGCGATCATTTTATAACCCGAGAAATTTCGGTGGGCGATTTTGTATTAAGTGGCGGCGAGCTAGCTGCTGCCATTGTTTGTGATGCTATTATACGATTGGTTCCGGGGGTTTTGGGCAATGAAACCAGCGCGTTGACAGATTCATTTCAAGATAATTTATTAGCGCCACCAATATACACCCGCCCAGCCGAATATAAAGGCTGGACCGTACCCGAAATCTTAACGAGCGGCAATACCGGTAAAATTGAAGAATGGCGCGAAGATCAGGCGTATAAACGCACAAAGGAGCGACGGCCGGATTTGCTGGAATAA
- a CDS encoding cadherin repeat domain-containing protein has product MNRLLTFRIIIATVFLTFISCSKDSDDPAPQETEITVSTSDFSITMDENPINGQVIGSVQGSTNDGSVTFSITEQTPSGAFSIDASSGELKVADETLFDFESNPTITGTVQVANGAVSENASITITLNDLMEENVYEGDLILRSQQEVNDFGANNYAAIIGTLHIGDPEEGTTTDIIDLSPLQSLRSINGDLGITNNPSLISTLGLNIHYLYGKLIIVVNDTLEKIEGFNRLTSVQELVLSLNPRLYDLSGLYQLTSIGDGLVLVSCPQISNLDWLSNLTSFGGDLTIINCNSLANIDGLSNLTTATGEYNYFRITYNNSLLNLNGIENLNTEIYHLEIAANSSLTSIEGLQNKRVTTTLKIIENPFLENLHGLESTINISHELTVQNNNSLINIQGLRNLETAESFQIFNNESLPNLVGLNNLERCRNLDIRGNNELTDFCDLQNLFINGSNNSYIAIYNAYNPTKQDIIDGNCSL; this is encoded by the coding sequence ATGAATAGACTTTTAACTTTCAGAATAATAATAGCCACTGTTTTTCTCACCTTCATTTCCTGCTCAAAAGACAGCGATGATCCAGCGCCCCAAGAAACTGAAATAACCGTTTCAACCAGTGATTTTTCCATAACAATGGATGAAAACCCAATAAACGGGCAGGTAATTGGAAGTGTTCAAGGAAGCACGAATGACGGCTCGGTTACTTTTTCAATAACCGAACAAACACCTTCGGGCGCCTTTTCTATCGATGCAAGTTCTGGCGAACTAAAAGTTGCTGATGAAACCCTTTTTGATTTTGAATCAAATCCTACAATTACTGGGACAGTGCAAGTAGCCAATGGCGCTGTGTCTGAAAATGCTTCGATTACAATTACTTTGAATGATTTAATGGAGGAGAATGTTTATGAAGGGGATCTAATTTTAAGATCACAGCAAGAAGTAAACGATTTTGGAGCAAATAATTATGCGGCAATAATTGGAACATTGCATATTGGTGATCCTGAAGAAGGAACAACAACAGATATAATCGACTTATCTCCCCTCCAAAGTTTAAGATCGATAAATGGTGATTTAGGGATTACCAATAATCCATCATTGATCTCTACATTAGGTTTAAATATTCACTATTTATATGGCAAACTTATCATTGTAGTTAATGATACTTTAGAAAAAATCGAAGGATTTAACCGTTTAACCTCGGTTCAAGAACTGGTGTTATCTCTTAATCCAAGATTATATGATCTTTCTGGATTATATCAACTTACTTCCATAGGAGATGGATTAGTCCTAGTTTCTTGTCCTCAAATATCCAATCTTGATTGGCTAAGCAACTTGACTTCATTTGGCGGTGATTTAACTATTATAAATTGTAATTCGCTAGCAAATATTGATGGGCTCAGTAATTTAACAACTGCAACCGGAGAATATAATTATTTCCGTATTACATATAATAATTCGCTTTTAAACTTGAACGGCATTGAAAATTTAAATACTGAAATATATCACTTGGAAATAGCAGCGAATTCTTCGCTTACAAGTATTGAAGGCTTGCAAAATAAACGAGTGACTACTACATTAAAGATAATAGAAAATCCCTTTTTAGAAAATCTTCATGGTTTAGAATCAACCATCAATATTTCTCATGAACTTACCGTACAGAACAATAATTCTCTAATAAATATTCAAGGATTAAGGAATTTAGAAACTGCTGAAAGTTTTCAAATATTTAATAATGAAAGCCTACCAAATTTGGTTGGCTTAAACAATTTAGAAAGATGTCGTAATTTAGATATAAGAGGCAATAATGAACTTACAGATTTTTGTGACTTACAAAACCTCTTTATAAATGGCAGTAATAATAGCTACATCGCAATATACAACGCCTACAACCCCACAAAACAAGATATCATCGACGGCAATTGTAGTTTATAA
- a CDS encoding alpha/beta fold hydrolase has product MKFNFKKELPLLLLSLLPAVYLAIVWQNLPSQVPLQWGLDGTINRYGSKMELLFLGILPFVLYLLFLFIPKIDPKKRVNSMGNKYYSIRLITALFITVLFVYIIYAVNEQSLGHPTFILMLIGAFFVLLGNYFKTIRPNYFVGIRTPWTLENDTIWKNTHKFAGKFWVAGGLLIIFACAVFNEPIAVTLFIIITAIITIVPIAYSYIQFKKMASLIVLIILCTSSFAQQKLNRPQTPEAPFLYTIEEVAFTNTQDNVKLAGTLTYPAEGTNFPAVILITGSGPQDRNEEIFNHKPFWVLADYLTNRGIAVLRYDDRGVGESTGDFSRSTSVDFARDVVAAIEFLKNRKEINTQKIGLIGHSEGGVIAPLVASAGNNIAFVVTLAGVMIPGRELMLRQKEMQLRAMGSNENFISKELEFDSGIMNTITTSETDSLKTNLEKYTTEYFETNPTFASEHGMTEAYYKNLIVGSYSSPWLSNFIKYDPKNSLENLNVPLLALNGEKDLQVPATENLEALRAIMAKDTTKNFTLKTYPNLNHLFQECQTGMLQEYGQIEQTISPKVLHDIAAWILSQN; this is encoded by the coding sequence ATGAAATTCAATTTTAAAAAAGAATTGCCCCTCCTCCTACTTTCATTATTACCGGCTGTGTATCTTGCCATTGTTTGGCAAAACTTACCATCACAAGTGCCCTTACAGTGGGGATTAGACGGTACAATTAATAGATATGGCAGTAAAATGGAATTACTTTTTTTAGGGATTTTACCTTTCGTACTGTATTTATTATTTCTTTTTATCCCTAAAATTGATCCTAAGAAACGGGTGAATTCCATGGGGAATAAATATTACAGTATTCGCTTAATAACCGCCCTTTTTATCACTGTTCTCTTTGTATATATAATTTATGCCGTAAACGAACAATCGCTGGGACATCCTACATTTATCCTAATGCTTATAGGCGCATTTTTTGTTTTACTTGGAAATTATTTTAAAACTATCAGACCCAATTACTTTGTAGGCATTAGAACCCCTTGGACGTTGGAAAACGACACTATTTGGAAAAACACCCACAAGTTTGCTGGTAAGTTTTGGGTAGCTGGAGGGTTACTTATAATATTTGCATGCGCTGTTTTTAACGAACCAATAGCGGTAACACTGTTTATAATAATTACCGCAATTATAACAATTGTGCCAATTGCCTATTCATATATTCAATTTAAGAAAATGGCTTCTTTAATTGTTTTAATAATACTTTGCACGAGCAGTTTTGCACAACAAAAATTAAACCGTCCCCAAACCCCAGAAGCACCATTTTTATATACCATAGAAGAAGTAGCGTTTACAAATACCCAGGATAATGTAAAATTGGCAGGAACGTTAACCTACCCCGCAGAAGGAACCAATTTTCCTGCCGTAATTTTAATCACCGGCAGTGGCCCACAAGACAGAAATGAAGAAATTTTTAATCACAAGCCCTTTTGGGTGTTAGCAGATTATTTAACAAATAGAGGCATTGCTGTATTACGCTATGACGATAGAGGCGTTGGCGAATCTACTGGTGATTTTTCGAGATCTACTTCCGTAGATTTTGCAAGAGACGTAGTAGCCGCAATAGAATTTTTAAAAAATAGAAAAGAAATTAACACCCAAAAAATTGGGTTAATTGGCCACAGCGAAGGCGGCGTTATTGCACCACTCGTAGCTTCAGCTGGCAATAATATTGCTTTTGTAGTTACCTTGGCAGGCGTAATGATTCCCGGAAGGGAATTAATGCTTCGTCAAAAAGAAATGCAACTTAGAGCCATGGGATCTAATGAAAACTTTATTTCAAAAGAATTGGAATTTGATTCTGGTATAATGAATACTATAACTACTTCTGAAACCGATTCCTTAAAGACTAATTTAGAAAAGTACACCACCGAATATTTCGAAACGAATCCAACTTTTGCGTCAGAGCACGGAATGACTGAAGCATACTATAAAAATCTAATCGTAGGCTCCTACTCCAGTCCTTGGCTCAGTAATTTTATAAAATACGACCCGAAGAATTCACTGGAAAATCTAAATGTTCCGCTACTGGCATTAAACGGCGAAAAAGATTTGCAAGTACCAGCCACCGAAAACCTTGAAGCTTTAAGAGCAATAATGGCAAAGGACACAACAAAAAACTTCACTTTAAAAACGTACCCAAATTTAAACCATCTATTTCAGGAATGCCAAACTGGAATGTTGCAGGAATACGGACAAATTGAGCAAACTATTTCGCCTAAAGTGTTACACGATATTGCAGCATGGATACTGTCCCAAAATTAA
- a CDS encoding DUF885 domain-containing protein — translation MNIKQIATILLTVVLFTACKNETKEKEDSKTNSNVSEDFNTLLDNYYEDGLKLNPLSATFSGDTRYNDSFPNILSDEYISELKNYYTNYKEEVSKFNDEDLNETEKMSKDVLLWECNSNLETLTFKNGIYFPIDQMWSVNLVMGQLASGGSAQPFSTVKDYTNWLKRVDGFVVWLNTAKVKMKEGMAAGYVLPKSLIVKIIPQLKAMTEPDLKKNLFYSPIKNLPDTFSEIQQQELSKAYSKMISEKIIPAYQNLHDFMAEEYLNAGRSTTGIADTPNGEAYYRHQIKKYTTTEMTADEIHQLGLSEVARIASEMEKVKQQIGFKGDLKAFFNFVRTNKELMPYKEPQQIIDHFYAIYDTMKPKLELLFDKKPKTAFEVKQTEKFRENSASAEYNPGSLDGSRAGRFYVPIPNASAYNIYSDESLFLHEAIPGHHYQISLTQENDELPMFRKTLFYSGYGEGWALYSESLGKELGLYTDPYQYFGMLGAEMHRAVRLVVDTGMHAKGWTREEAIQYCLENEAEPEAGIISEIERYMANPGQALAYKIGQLKILELRHKAEKELGDKFQIGEFHNQVLETGCIPLQLLDNKINAWIAQTQ, via the coding sequence ATGAATATCAAACAAATTGCAACAATACTACTAACAGTCGTCCTTTTCACTGCTTGTAAAAATGAAACAAAAGAAAAGGAGGATTCAAAGACAAACAGTAACGTGAGCGAAGATTTCAACACCCTATTGGATAATTATTACGAAGATGGCTTAAAGCTCAACCCACTGAGTGCTACATTTTCTGGAGATACGCGCTACAACGATAGTTTTCCAAATATCCTTTCAGACGAATATATTTCTGAATTAAAAAATTATTATACAAACTACAAAGAAGAGGTTTCAAAGTTTAATGACGAAGATTTAAACGAAACCGAAAAAATGAGTAAAGACGTGCTATTGTGGGAATGCAATAGTAACTTAGAAACGCTAACATTCAAAAATGGAATATATTTTCCCATAGACCAAATGTGGTCGGTAAATTTAGTAATGGGCCAATTGGCTAGCGGCGGCAGCGCCCAACCTTTTTCAACGGTTAAAGATTATACCAATTGGTTAAAACGCGTAGATGGATTCGTTGTTTGGTTAAATACCGCAAAAGTGAAAATGAAAGAGGGCATGGCGGCAGGTTATGTACTTCCAAAATCGTTAATTGTAAAAATAATTCCACAGCTAAAGGCGATGACTGAGCCAGATTTAAAAAAGAATCTATTTTATTCACCTATAAAAAATCTTCCCGACACTTTTTCTGAAATACAACAGCAGGAACTTTCGAAAGCCTATTCAAAAATGATTTCAGAAAAAATAATTCCAGCGTACCAAAACCTTCACGATTTTATGGCTGAAGAATATTTAAATGCCGGCCGATCTACTACCGGAATTGCAGATACTCCCAATGGCGAGGCATATTACAGGCACCAAATTAAAAAATATACAACCACCGAAATGACCGCTGATGAAATCCACCAATTAGGTTTAAGTGAAGTGGCGCGTATTGCGTCGGAAATGGAGAAAGTGAAGCAACAAATTGGTTTTAAAGGCGATTTGAAAGCGTTTTTCAATTTTGTTCGTACTAATAAAGAATTGATGCCGTACAAAGAGCCACAGCAAATTATAGACCATTTTTATGCTATTTACGATACGATGAAACCAAAACTGGAGCTGCTTTTCGACAAAAAACCGAAAACTGCTTTTGAAGTAAAACAGACCGAAAAATTCCGTGAAAATTCTGCAAGTGCCGAATACAATCCAGGCAGTTTGGACGGATCACGGGCAGGAAGGTTTTATGTGCCAATTCCGAATGCTTCAGCATACAATATTTACAGTGACGAATCGCTCTTTTTGCACGAAGCTATTCCGGGGCACCATTACCAAATTTCGCTAACACAGGAAAATGACGAGTTGCCCATGTTCCGCAAAACCCTTTTTTATAGTGGTTATGGCGAAGGTTGGGCGCTTTATAGCGAATCGCTCGGAAAAGAACTTGGACTCTATACAGATCCGTATCAATATTTCGGGATGCTGGGTGCCGAAATGCACAGAGCTGTACGCTTGGTGGTAGATACAGGAATGCACGCAAAAGGTTGGACGCGTGAGGAAGCTATTCAATATTGTCTAGAGAACGAAGCAGAGCCAGAAGCGGGAATTATTTCAGAAATTGAACGCTATATGGCAAATCCCGGACAGGCCTTGGCCTATAAAATTGGGCAATTAAAGATTTTGGAACTTCGTCATAAAGCCGAAAAGGAATTGGGCGACAAATTCCAAATCGGCGAATTCCACAACCAAGTTTTAGAAACAGGTTGCATCCCGTTGCAATTATTAGATAATAAAATAAATGCTTGGATTGCCCAAACGCAATAA
- a CDS encoding type II toxin-antitoxin system VapC family toxin: MSKILIDTNIVIDLLSRRKDFYDEAADLFSRADNKELHLTISALTFANTNYILTKLKSAKEAREILRKFKILVEILSLDEKITQLALSDDNFFDFEDGLQYYSALENHIDVIITRNKKDFKNSKIPVLTAKEFLAKK, translated from the coding sequence ATGAGCAAAATTTTAATCGATACCAATATTGTTATAGACTTATTATCGCGACGAAAAGACTTCTATGATGAAGCTGCAGATTTGTTTTCACGAGCGGATAATAAAGAGTTACATTTAACGATTTCCGCTTTAACGTTTGCAAACACTAATTACATTCTTACCAAATTGAAATCCGCGAAAGAAGCACGAGAAATATTACGGAAATTTAAAATTCTAGTTGAAATATTAAGCTTGGACGAAAAAATAACGCAATTAGCTCTCAGCGATGATAATTTCTTCGATTTCGAAGACGGCTTGCAATATTATTCGGCATTGGAAAATCATATAGATGTTATTATCACTCGCAATAAAAAAGACTTTAAGAATTCAAAAATTCCCGTTTTAACGGCGAAAGAGTTTTTGGCAAAAAAATAA
- a CDS encoding GNAT family N-acetyltransferase, translated as MKVIAATIKNLEQLAPLFNAYRVFYKQTPNIDAASAFLKERFAKQDSTIFLCLDAADKGLGFTQLYPSFSSVSLQRVYILNDLFVTSEARKQGVGEALMERAKQFAIKEGSKGITLETDADNPAQKLYKKLG; from the coding sequence ATGAAGGTAATTGCGGCAACAATCAAAAATCTTGAACAACTGGCTCCACTATTTAATGCGTATCGTGTTTTTTACAAACAAACTCCGAATATTGATGCGGCCAGCGCATTTTTAAAAGAAAGATTCGCAAAGCAAGATTCTACAATATTTTTGTGTTTAGATGCAGCTGATAAAGGTTTGGGATTTACGCAGCTTTACCCCAGTTTTTCGTCGGTTTCCTTGCAACGGGTTTATATTTTGAACGACTTATTTGTAACTTCAGAAGCTAGAAAACAAGGCGTTGGCGAGGCGTTGATGGAACGCGCAAAACAATTCGCTATCAAAGAAGGCAGCAAAGGAATTACCCTAGAAACTGATGCCGACAATCCCGCCCAAAAACTTTATAAAAAACTGGGCTAG